A DNA window from Vigna angularis cultivar LongXiaoDou No.4 chromosome 1, ASM1680809v1, whole genome shotgun sequence contains the following coding sequences:
- the LOC108328045 gene encoding uncharacterized protein LOC108328045 codes for MKEGESVNSYFARTLKIAKSMKAVGETMKENVITAKILRSMTIKFNYVVCSIEESNNMDMMTIDELQSSLLVHEQRMMMSVEEEQVMQTVVEDRNNGRGRGRGRGRGRGSFRGRGRGRQMFNKADVECFKCHRFGHFQYECPMWERKANYA; via the coding sequence ATGAAGGAAGGAGAATCAGTAAACTCCTATTTTGCACGCACCTTGAAAATAGCCAAAAGCATGAAGGCAGTTGGAGAAACCATGAAAGAAAACGTGATAACTGCAAAAATCTTGCGATCCATGACAATCAAATTCAACTATGTGGTATGTTCCATTGAAGAATCCAATAATATGGATATGATGACTATAGATGAATTGCAAAGTAGCTTATTAGTACATGAGCAAAGAATGATGATGTCAGTTGAAGAGGAACAAGTTATGCAAACTGTGGTTGAAGATAGAAACAACggaagaggaagaggtagaggaagaggaagaggaagaggatcCTTTCGAGGTAGAGGAAGGGGCAGGCAAATGTTTAATAAAGCTGATGTAGAATGCTTCAAATGTCACAGATTTGGACACTTCCAGTATGAATGTCCTATGTGGGAAAGGAAAGCTAATTATGCATAA